The Dioscorea cayenensis subsp. rotundata cultivar TDr96_F1 chromosome 7, TDr96_F1_v2_PseudoChromosome.rev07_lg8_w22 25.fasta, whole genome shotgun sequence genome includes a region encoding these proteins:
- the LOC120264248 gene encoding uncharacterized protein LOC120264248, which translates to MERFNGGLKTYWKEKAYRRLDSPEGKRRRRRRRLAKAELGDGRRRGFWRIRSRIRIASRFRSLRKASPRRILTWIRDAYVRLMLAFARSAAIRGGYGYGYGGEAVAGFSRPAVKEYDEKVLVEIYKSILARGGGIVAVGSEMDGQIVVNR; encoded by the coding sequence ATGGAGAGATTCAATGGAGGATTGAAGACGTATTGGAAGGAGAAAGCGTACCGGAGGTTGGATTCGCCGGAGGGGAAGCGGCGGAGGAGGCGACGGCGACTGGCGAAGGCTGAGCTAGGAGATGGGAGGCggcgagggttttggaggatTCGGAGCCGGATCCGGATCGCTTCGAGGTTTCGATCGCTGAGAAAGGCGTCGCCGAGAAGGATCTTGACGTGGATCCGTGACGCTTATGTGCGGCTGATGCTGGCTTTTGCGAGATCGGCGGCGATCCGCGGTGGGTATGGGTATGGGTACGGCGGCGAGGCGGTTGCCGGGTTCTCGCGGCCGGCGGTGAAGGAGTATGATGAGAAGGTGCTCGTCGAGATCTATAAATCGATATTGGCTCGCGGTGGAGGGATCGTGGCCGTTGGATCGGAGATGGACGGTCAGATCGTCGTGAACAGATGA
- the LOC120264243 gene encoding extensin-2-like, with the protein MTFPTFPLLLLLLFTASRPSICDPTATIKTDCTMCSSCENPCQPLSPPPPPPPPSSSSECPPPPSPPSSGYYYSSPPPPSSSGSGTISYASPPPPYGGGGGGGGGGGYYKAPPPPNPILPYFPYYFYNPPPPPSKYVSLSLAHRAIPVSLIPSLLLVGLLAWCVS; encoded by the coding sequence ATGACGTTTCCCACGTTtccccttctccttctcctcctcttcacCGCATCTCGACCGTCCATTTGTGATCCAACGGCTACGATCAAGACCGATTGCACAATGTGCTCTTCTTGCGAAAACCCTTGCCAGCCTCTCtcgccgccgccgccaccgccgccgccgAGCTCAAGCTCTGAATGCCCTCCGCCGCCTTCGCCACCGAGCTCCGGTTACTACTACTCATCGCCACCGCCTCCATCATCATCCGGCTCGGGGACCATCTCTTACGCTTCACCGCCACCACCCTATGGCGgcggcggtggtggtggtggtggtggagggtACTATAAGGCGCCGCCGCCGCCGAACCCTATACTACCGTACTTCCCGTACTACTTCTACAAcccgccgccgccgccgtcgAAATACGTTTCCCTTTCGCTTGCTCACCGTGCGATTCCCGTTTCCCTTatcccttctcttcttctcgTCGGGCTCTTGGCCTGGTGCGTCTCGTGA